A window from Balnearium lithotrophicum encodes these proteins:
- a CDS encoding tetratricopeptide repeat protein, translating to MIKRIFPAVLVLSLISFPAYSKEATFQKRIEKEIQCPKSFLSNPPVYFYCIYRDYHNHKFDDGIEKAKRALKEIEPLMRKNPNGTVPNAVQKKAKLRDPHVKSVASDLHMLLGMLYYKKSLNLDDSSVKKIYADFYKNLEKKGFNFFQIEELMNLYTKKKLFPDSFSQKDTKKYKEMLSKMGVKEEDLDRLISKAQRESDRLDEERLTYLQKAVKELQEAVKVDPENALAYYQLGNLYSGSLGEDLPEASSAAEEAYYKAALIFKKKGDKEAYKEVIKKLELANPNSPYLKKLKGNHA from the coding sequence TTGATTAAAAGGATTTTTCCAGCAGTTTTAGTTCTATCTCTGATTTCATTCCCAGCTTACTCTAAAGAGGCAACATTTCAAAAGAGGATAGAAAAGGAAATTCAGTGTCCAAAGTCGTTTCTCTCAAATCCACCTGTGTACTTCTACTGTATCTATAGAGATTACCATAACCACAAATTTGATGATGGGATAGAAAAAGCAAAAAGAGCTTTGAAAGAAATAGAACCTTTAATGAGAAAAAATCCTAATGGAACTGTTCCAAATGCAGTTCAGAAAAAGGCAAAACTTAGGGACCCTCACGTTAAGTCTGTGGCTTCTGACCTTCACATGCTCTTAGGAATGCTCTACTACAAAAAATCTCTTAATTTAGATGATTCTTCCGTTAAAAAAATCTATGCAGATTTCTACAAAAACTTGGAGAAAAAAGGCTTTAACTTTTTCCAAATAGAAGAGTTGATGAACCTTTATACAAAGAAAAAACTATTTCCTGACAGTTTTAGCCAGAAGGATACTAAAAAGTATAAAGAAATGCTTTCAAAAATGGGAGTAAAAGAAGAGGATTTAGATAGACTAATTTCAAAAGCACAGAGAGAATCGGACAGATTAGACGAAGAAAGACTGACCTACCTTCAAAAGGCTGTTAAGGAACTTCAAGAAGCTGTGAAAGTTGACCCTGAGAATGCTTTGGCTTACTACCAACTTGGAAATTTGTACAGCGGTAGCCTTGGAGAGGATTTACCTGAAGCTTCTTCTGCTGCAGAAGAGGCCTACTACAAAGCTGCTTTAATCTTTAAGAAGAAAGGAGATAAAGAAGCTTACAAAGAAGTTATAAAAAAACTTGAACTTGCTAATCCAAATTCACCCTATCTTAAAAAGTTGAAGGGTAACCATGCGTAG
- a CDS encoding multiheme c-type cytochrome, translated as MANKGDKDAFQHFGFTISTIVSPLDCGKCHPKEEKEVTESHHAKAAQFVGSLDNVLGRIVEGEPLFNLGCAQCHGRTIPVKNGLPVLGPWPNEGIGRINPDGSKGNCAACHFRHSFSLKQVREPDMCGKCHQGPDHPQIEIWELSKHGIAYKAHQSEIEQTLDRAKWVLGEDYYQAPNCVTCHMGASVTGAKATHDVGARLSWTLRPPISKHKPNWQAKRAEMKKVCAACHQRVWVDGFYYQFDNLVNLYNTKFGIPANKIIKFLKSRHLIDPTPFNEKIEWTYFLLWHHEGRRARHGASMMAPDWTHWHGLFEVAERFYFELIPEADEIVKEKGTRKDKRDWAKFKKELFSRPEHKWFKGMPKSELRKIAEFYLKRYGQTAQ; from the coding sequence ATGGCAAACAAGGGAGACAAGGACGCTTTCCAGCACTTTGGATTCACAATCTCAACAATCGTTTCTCCTCTTGACTGTGGAAAGTGTCACCCTAAGGAAGAAAAAGAAGTTACAGAATCCCACCACGCAAAGGCTGCACAGTTCGTTGGTTCTCTTGACAACGTTCTCGGAAGGATTGTTGAGGGAGAGCCTCTCTTTAACTTAGGTTGTGCCCAGTGTCACGGTAGAACAATTCCAGTTAAGAACGGACTTCCTGTTCTTGGACCTTGGCCAAACGAGGGTATAGGTAGAATTAACCCTGACGGTTCAAAGGGTAACTGTGCTGCATGTCACTTCAGACACTCCTTCAGCCTCAAGCAAGTCCGTGAACCTGACATGTGTGGTAAGTGTCACCAGGGACCTGACCATCCACAGATTGAGATTTGGGAGCTTTCAAAGCACGGTATCGCCTACAAAGCACACCAATCTGAAATTGAACAAACTCTCGATAGGGCTAAATGGGTTCTCGGAGAGGACTACTACCAAGCTCCAAACTGTGTAACATGTCACATGGGAGCATCTGTAACAGGAGCTAAAGCTACACACGACGTTGGTGCAAGGCTATCCTGGACACTCCGTCCACCAATCTCCAAGCACAAGCCTAACTGGCAGGCTAAGCGTGCTGAAATGAAGAAGGTTTGTGCTGCATGCCACCAAAGAGTATGGGTAGATGGATTCTACTACCAGTTTGATAACTTAGTAAATCTCTACAACACCAAGTTTGGAATTCCTGCTAACAAGATTATCAAGTTCCTCAAGAGCAGACACCTCATCGACCCAACACCGTTCAACGAGAAGATTGAGTGGACATACTTCCTCCTCTGGCACCACGAAGGACGTAGGGCAAGACACGGTGCTTCTATGATGGCTCCTGACTGGACACACTGGCATGGTCTCTTTGAAGTTGCTGAAAGATTCTACTTTGAGCTCATTCCTGAAGCTGATGAAATCGTTAAGGAAAAAGGTACAAGAAAGGATAAGAGAGACTGGGCTAAGTTTAAGAAAGAACTCTTCAGCAGACCTGAGCACAAGTGGTTCAAGGGTATGCCCAAGTCTGAACTCAGAAAGATTGCAGAGTTCTACCTCAAGCGTTACGGACAAACTGCTCAATAG